TGAGATACCGAATTCATAAAACCTTATGTTtagattctagttggtcgaagttaaggcggatccgaacatgTTGTGGACTATATACgaaggggcgacatttggagtcctaaaacttgttcttattcggttcggAAGTAGCTAAGAGAAGGCACGCATCTTTAATTGTACGTTgaataaattatgctaattgattatgtgatttAAATGAATTCTGgcaattatggtttttccgcatgtcaattagattgttcataacctaacagtctaACACAATGATTTCGAGTAAAACCTGGTTTAGTAAACGAGCTTTAAATATTTGCTCCAGATTGTTCTCGGCCCATTTGCACCCCTACTAGTTTACCTTATCGTTTTAGGCTAGATACCACATTTTCAATTTAAGCCAACTTATTAATTTCTGCTCTATTTTAGTTAGTGTTGTCAAATCGAGCCTAAAGCGTGAGTAAGAAATGAAAACTAAATGACTTTTTTTATCAAGTCTTTCATTAATACGACTCCATTGAAAATGATGACTAATTAATCTCCGTTATTTGAATGACTATATCAGAAGCTTATAGTTTGGTTAAAAAATATCTCTTCTATACAAATAGCTAAGTGTAAGCGTGGCATCGAAGTTAATGGGTTGGGTTCGGGTTTAGTTTCAGATcgatcactacaagaaattgtactattaacgacgggaaatcccgtcgcgaaaggccaataatcgttgattaacgacgggatttcctgtcgcgaacccgtcataaaagggggccgtcgttaatagaaatcccgtcgtaaattcgtcgtaaacccgtcgtaaaagacatttgcgacggttattcccgttattgtttggttgttagccccgtcgcaaaaggcttttacgacgggatttttgacccgtcgtaattaggtcgtcgttaaagatacaaattcttgtagtggatTAAGGGTTATATCTAAAAGAACATAAATACTTTAAAACTTGATACTACCATGAAATATGATAAATGGGTCTATTCGGATTGAAGTTGGACATTCGGTTCGTTCAGATTAAGTTCGAATTTCCCCCAGCAACTTCAGATCAGATTCGACTCAGATCAATCGGATCAGGAATTTCCGACGCTAACAAAGTGACAAAATCCTCCAAGTGTAAGACTAAccccaaaaaaaagaaaacaaatgtaAACCGTCAACCTAACAACACCTAAGCTTCACCAATAAAACCATTTCTCTACTAACATAGTGACATGCAACGGTCTCACCTTTTCCAAGACTAATTACATACGAGTACTATGTTTGGATTGATTACTATTATACGCAACATCATGTTGAAACAAGTCTTGTAGTGCACCAATTGTTGCTAAACTACCTCCTTGAATATATTCCCCCCTTATATATATGATTATTAATCGATAATGCAACATTTCCATAAAATCTTCTGCTTTTTTGTAACTTAGGGTCAAACCAATTTTACCAATTTCCTAAACTTTCTTCCTACCTTCACTTATATACACGTTAACATCCTTATTACCATTTCTCTCGACCTCTGCTTAGTTTATTCTCCAAACTGACGTAAACGAGAGATAGCTTTAAATTAACTCTTTCTTTTGAAATTGAGTTTAAGCAATTAAgctcaaaaatggcattttattGTAATGCTAATCATCATGGGGTTAAGtataagttaattattaatACTACTTTAGTGGTCGTATTGAGTTTGTTAAGTTCTCTTCCGAGAGGCGACGCAGCTGATGATAATTTGCTAGGAGCTTCCTTTATATTTGGTGACTCTTTGGTTGATGCAGGGAACAATAACTACTTAAGCACTTTGTCAAAAGCTGATTCGACTCCTAATGGGATTGATTTTAAGGCTTCTGGAGGTAAACCTACCGGTCGATTTACTAATGGCAGAACCATTGGCGATATTGTAGGTAAACCCATTTTCTTTACaccatacttcctctgttttatTTTTACATGCATCATTTGATCGATGTTTTATGCTTGCCAATGCAAATTTTGATTTAGTCTTTAGTATCTCTAATTATACATTAGTTAAAGTTATAAAATTCATTATGAATAGTGTAAATTAATCTGACTATATGCAATTCATTTAAATTACAAAAAGTTGATAAAAGAGAGTTAATAGTGTAAAATTGAAAATGGTTTAAGTAATAAAAGTCGGAGGATGTACAACTTAATCAAACTTTTGATACAAAAAACTAATATTACTAGTCCGGTCCATGATCAACTCTAGCCAATATTACTAGTCTGGTCCATGAACAGCAGGCTCGCCAATATTACTGGTCTGGTCCATGAACAACTCTAGATCTTTGACGAGCATACGTGTTTGGTGTTACTTACAGGAGAAGAATTGGGAATCCCAAATTATGCTACTCCCTTTTTGGCCCCAAATGCTACCGGAAAAGCCATACTATATGGAGTCAATTATGCATCAGGAGGTGGCGGAATCTTGAATGCCACTGGAAGAATATTTGTAAGTTCACTAaatccaacttttttttttactcccTTCATTCTTGAATGCTAGTCTTACTTAAGGGTTGTCTGGATTGCCTTGAACAAATTAAGATATATTGGACAATTCATTTGTCTAGAAATCAGCCAATGTTTGGTTGACTATAGGAAGAAGATTTTGTCATGTATTACCATTTCCTAGAAAGTAGGAAATGTTGTTTGGTTGAACATGAGAAGCAATTTTCCATGAGAAGTTCTACTTACCTAGAGGACCTATTTTGTGGGAAGTAGAAGTTCTTAGAAAGTGTGAATTTCCatgtttttttataaactaaACAACATTAAAATCTTCTAGTTCCTAGGAGGTTACACCTCCCGTGATTTTTCATGTTAACCAAACAATACCTTAATAGGAATCTAACTTATACGTTCACTCATTTGGGTATGTGAGAGAAATAATTAAGGGAGGGATTTGTTAGTAATGTTAATTAAATGTGGGTGAATTAGTGTTTAATGATAAGGAGTACTTAATTAGAAAAATAAGTGGATCATAagggagtactccctccgtctctttttgttttttacgtttttcatTTTGGGTAttttaaaatgttctttacatttctttttatattatcacataaatgacttagtattctatcaaaatttgtgtacaattattattttaaccaatcaaattcagggtcatttaatctctcacactttttcattgggacattaaatttttctcattttccaatatcagaattttgataaaagtgaaaaaattataaataaacgtaatttatcttgtttaaataaaaacattgaggaatctcgatgcaaattaattattcgttaaaacgcgtgaaaaataccaaaaacaaaaaaacaaaggtaaaaaaacaaaaagagacggagggagtactaactTGGGAGTTGGGACACACTTGAAATTATAATATCTACGGAACTCATTTAATAGgactaacaaaaaaaaaaacattctagAATGGAAGGAGCAGTAATGTTCAAGTGAAGCAAAATGGTAAAACGTATTTAATACAATAAACGATATTTAATCCACATATAAGAAGTGGGTAGGAGTTTCATCTCGATAagcaattaataaacaaacggcACTTAATTgtagatttaaattaaacatataTGCACGTTTTTCCTGCTTTATATATGTAGGTAAACAGACTTGGAATGGATGTTCAAGTTGATTACTTCAACATCACAAGGAAACAAATTGACAAGTTATTAGGAGCATCCAGTGCAAGAGATTACATACAGAAGAAATCAATATTCTCAATCACAGTTGGATCAAATGATTTCCTCAACAATTACTTACTTCCAATTATCTCAATTGGTGCCAGAATTACTCAAAATGCTGATTCTTTTACTGATGACATGATCACTCATCTCAGAAACCAACTCACAGTAAGTTCTACTGCTTCAAATTTTCCTTCTAATTTGTCGCGCCATCTTCAACCTTTTAACAAG
This genomic stretch from Spinacia oleracea cultivar Varoflay chromosome 3, BTI_SOV_V1, whole genome shotgun sequence harbors:
- the LOC110777057 gene encoding GDSL esterase/lipase At2g23540; this encodes MAFYCNANHHGVKYKLIINTTLVVVLSLLSSLPRGDAADDNLLGASFIFGDSLVDAGNNNYLSTLSKADSTPNGIDFKASGGKPTGRFTNGRTIGDIVGEELGIPNYATPFLAPNATGKAILYGVNYASGGGGILNATGRIFVNRLGMDVQVDYFNITRKQIDKLLGASSARDYIQKKSIFSITVGSNDFLNNYLLPIISIGARITQNADSFTDDMITHLRNQLTRLYQLDGRKFVVGNVGPIGCIPYQKTINQLNENECVDLADKLARQYNAKLKDLLTQLGENLPGSTFVYANVYDLVLELITNYKKYGFNTASKACCGNGGQYAGIIPCGPSSSLCDDRDKHVFWDPYHPSEAANVLLAKQLLDGDTKYISPMNLRQLRSA